Proteins co-encoded in one Inmirania thermothiophila genomic window:
- a CDS encoding porin codes for MKKKLLAVAVAAAVAAPLAASAEATVYGRAKFNLINGPAKNDPTDTQVDVTPDVRIGFKGAEDLGNGLQAVFKLEYRVLDADDVGKPNNIENREQSVGLAGGFGKVLIGNLSAPYYDGSFAFVDLANIFDRDPASGKDGRIDNAVGYFGSFGAVNVGVTVGGLNGDSSDNEEDTSEPNKSRGRVFNASATADVGPVKLGLAIESPEAGDDKLAVAASYSSGAFGVALVYDDNGATDGTAIALGGQFTAGANRIYAVFVDNDKGRGKVADTNPWTLGVQHNFSKRTRVYAEVADNDKKGEDTAFGVGIRHDF; via the coding sequence ATGAAGAAGAAGCTGCTTGCCGTCGCCGTCGCGGCCGCGGTGGCCGCGCCGCTGGCCGCCAGCGCCGAGGCCACCGTCTACGGCCGCGCGAAGTTCAACCTCATTAACGGACCGGCCAAGAACGACCCCACGGACACGCAGGTGGACGTGACGCCCGACGTCCGCATCGGCTTCAAGGGGGCCGAGGACCTGGGCAACGGCCTCCAGGCCGTCTTCAAGCTCGAGTACCGTGTGCTCGACGCTGACGACGTCGGCAAACCCAACAACATCGAGAACCGCGAGCAGAGCGTCGGCCTCGCCGGCGGCTTCGGCAAGGTACTCATCGGCAACCTGAGCGCGCCGTACTACGACGGCTCCTTCGCCTTCGTGGACCTGGCCAACATCTTCGACCGCGACCCGGCCAGCGGCAAGGACGGGCGCATCGACAACGCCGTCGGCTACTTCGGCTCCTTCGGCGCCGTCAACGTCGGCGTGACCGTGGGCGGCCTGAACGGTGACTCCAGCGACAACGAAGAGGATACGTCGGAGCCGAACAAGTCGCGGGGCCGCGTCTTCAATGCGTCCGCCACCGCCGACGTGGGGCCCGTGAAGCTCGGGCTCGCCATCGAGTCGCCCGAGGCCGGTGACGACAAGCTCGCGGTGGCGGCGAGCTACAGCTCCGGCGCCTTCGGCGTGGCGCTGGTCTACGACGACAACGGCGCCACCGACGGCACCGCCATCGCCCTCGGCGGCCAGTTCACCGCGGGCGCCAACCGCATCTATGCGGTGTTCGTGGACAACGACAAGGGCCGCGGCAAAGTTGCCGACACCAACCCGTGGACGCTGGGCGTGCAGCACAACTTCAGCAAGCGCACCCGCGTCTACGCGGAGGTCGCGGACAACGACAAGAAGGGCGAGGATACCGCCTTCGGCGTCGGCATCCGCCACGACTTCTGA
- the ilvA gene encoding threonine ammonia-lyase, biosynthetic yields the protein MGAGGYLERILTARVYEVARETPLERAPGLSRRLGCEVLLKREDLQPVFSFKLRGAYNRIARLPPEQARHGVVAASAGNHAQGVALAARRLGLRATIVMPRTTPSIKVEAVRRLGARALLHGDTYDEAAAHAVALARSAGAAFIHPYDDPDVIAGQGTIGMEILRQHPGPLDAVFVPVGGGGLIAGIAAYVKHLRPEVRIVGVEPEDAPTLTRALERGRRVRLPQVGIFADGVAVRQVGREPFRIARRTVDEMVLVGVDEICAAIKDVFEDTRSVPEPAGAVAVAGLKRWVHERGVRDAVLVAIESGANINFDRLRYVAERTELGEGHEALLAVTIPERPGSFLRFCRAIGRRAITEFNYRYADPAEAHVFVGLRIADRDEREALVGHLRGEGYPVVDLSDDEVAKLHVRHMVGGRAPQVRDEVLYRVEFPERPGALMEFLGRMGGRWNISLFHYRNHGDAYGRVLMGVQVPPGERRAFRDFLAGLGLPFWDESDNPAYALFAAAG from the coding sequence ATGGGCGCGGGCGGATATCTGGAGCGCATCCTCACGGCGCGGGTCTACGAGGTGGCCCGGGAGACGCCGCTGGAGCGGGCGCCGGGGCTGTCGCGCCGGCTCGGCTGCGAGGTCCTGCTCAAGCGCGAGGACCTGCAGCCGGTCTTCTCCTTCAAGCTGCGGGGGGCCTACAACCGCATCGCCCGCCTCCCCCCCGAGCAGGCCCGCCACGGCGTGGTCGCGGCCTCCGCCGGCAACCACGCCCAGGGGGTGGCGCTGGCGGCGCGGCGGCTGGGGCTGCGCGCCACCATCGTCATGCCCCGCACCACCCCCAGCATCAAGGTGGAGGCGGTGCGGCGGCTGGGCGCGCGGGCGCTGCTGCACGGCGACACCTACGACGAGGCCGCGGCCCACGCCGTGGCCCTGGCCCGCTCCGCCGGCGCCGCCTTCATCCATCCCTACGACGACCCCGACGTCATCGCCGGGCAGGGCACCATCGGCATGGAGATCCTGCGCCAGCACCCGGGGCCACTGGATGCGGTCTTCGTGCCCGTGGGCGGCGGCGGGCTCATCGCCGGGATCGCGGCCTACGTCAAGCATCTGCGCCCCGAGGTGCGCATCGTCGGGGTGGAGCCGGAGGATGCGCCGACGCTCACCCGCGCCCTGGAGCGCGGACGGCGGGTGCGGCTGCCGCAGGTGGGGATCTTCGCCGACGGGGTGGCGGTGCGGCAGGTGGGGCGCGAACCCTTCCGCATCGCCCGGCGCACGGTGGACGAGATGGTGCTGGTGGGCGTCGACGAGATCTGCGCCGCGATCAAGGACGTCTTCGAGGACACCCGCTCGGTGCCGGAGCCGGCGGGCGCGGTGGCGGTGGCGGGGCTCAAGCGCTGGGTGCACGAGCGGGGCGTGCGCGACGCCGTGCTGGTGGCCATCGAGAGCGGGGCCAACATCAACTTCGACCGCCTGCGCTACGTCGCCGAGCGCACCGAGCTCGGCGAGGGCCACGAGGCGCTGCTCGCGGTGACCATCCCCGAGCGGCCGGGCAGCTTCCTGCGCTTCTGCCGCGCCATCGGGCGGCGCGCCATCACCGAGTTCAACTACCGCTACGCGGATCCGGCCGAGGCCCACGTCTTCGTCGGCCTGCGCATCGCCGACCGGGACGAGCGCGAGGCCCTGGTGGGGCACCTGCGCGGCGAGGGCTACCCGGTGGTGGATCTCAGCGACGACGAGGTGGCGAAGCTGCACGTGCGCCACATGGTGGGCGGGCGGGCGCCGCAGGTGCGCGACGAGGTCCTCTACCGGGTGGAGTTCCCGGAGCGGCCCGGGGCCCTGATGGAGTTCCTGGGGCGCATGGGCGGGCGCTGGAACATCAGCCTCTTCCACTACCGCAACCACGGCGACGCCTACGGCCGGGTGCTCATGGGGGTGCAGGTGCCGCCTGGGGAGCGGCGCGCCTTCCGCGACTTCCTCGCCGGCCTCGGCCTGCCCTTCTGGGACGAGAGCGACAACCCCGCCTACGCCCTCTTCGCCGCCGCCGGCTGA
- a CDS encoding PEP-CTERM/exosortase system-associated acyltransferase has translation MAAQSIARVFEDYFRVVPASTPELLDEAYRIRYRVYVDEFGWEPRERFPDGREYDACDRHARHCLLLHRPSGRFAGCVRLVLQNPEDPQAPLPFERHAGAALDPAVFDPARLPRHRFGEVSRLAVPAEFRRRRGERHNPVALIAGAHPHEGVAEHRHRFPFIPVGLYLAAATIGLEEGLDCVFAMMEPRLMRHLKVFGITFRQVSEPVEFRGVRAVFQITRDDLFRHLRPELHALLALIRGQILETPAARRFASPAAYERDHPRHLEAGSRHW, from the coding sequence ATGGCCGCCCAGTCCATCGCCCGCGTCTTCGAGGATTACTTCCGGGTGGTCCCGGCCTCCACCCCCGAGCTGCTGGACGAGGCCTACCGCATCCGCTACCGCGTCTACGTGGACGAGTTCGGCTGGGAGCCCCGCGAGCGCTTCCCCGACGGGCGCGAGTATGACGCCTGCGACCGCCACGCCCGCCACTGCCTGCTCCTGCACCGCCCGAGCGGACGCTTCGCCGGCTGCGTCCGCCTCGTCCTGCAGAACCCGGAGGATCCGCAGGCGCCGCTGCCCTTCGAGCGCCACGCCGGGGCGGCCCTGGATCCCGCGGTCTTCGACCCCGCGCGGCTGCCGCGGCACCGCTTCGGCGAGGTCTCGCGCCTTGCGGTGCCGGCCGAGTTCCGCCGCCGCCGCGGCGAGCGCCACAACCCCGTCGCCCTCATCGCCGGCGCCCACCCGCACGAGGGCGTCGCCGAGCACCGCCACCGCTTCCCCTTCATCCCCGTGGGGCTCTACCTCGCCGCCGCCACCATCGGCCTCGAGGAGGGGCTCGACTGCGTCTTCGCCATGATGGAGCCGCGCCTCATGCGCCACCTCAAGGTCTTCGGCATCACCTTCCGCCAGGTGAGCGAGCCGGTCGAGTTCCGGGGCGTGCGCGCGGTCTTCCAGATCACCCGCGACGACCTCTTCCGCCACCTGCGCCCGGAGCTGCACGCCCTGCTCGCCCTCATCCGCGGCCAGATCCTGGAGACCCCGGCGGCGCGACGCTTCGCCAGCCCCGCCGCCTACGAGCGTGACCACCCCCGCCACCTCGAGGCCGGCTCCAGGCACTGGTGA
- the rpiA gene encoding ribose-5-phosphate isomerase RpiA, whose translation MDQDRLKRMAAEAALDYVPRGEVIGVGTGSTVNHFIDLLAERRIDVAGAVSSSEASTARLRRHGIEVLDLNDVGDLPVYVDGADEATRHLHLTKGGGGALTREKIVAAASRTFVCIVDESKLADRLGRFPLPVEVIPMARSLVARRLAARGGRPVWRQGFVTDNGNVILDVHDLEILEPARLESELNDIPGVVTNGLFALRPADVLLVARADGVQTLRL comes from the coding sequence ATGGATCAGGACCGGCTCAAGCGGATGGCCGCCGAGGCGGCGCTCGACTACGTCCCGCGCGGCGAGGTGATCGGCGTCGGCACGGGCTCCACCGTCAACCACTTCATCGATCTCCTCGCCGAGCGGCGCATCGACGTCGCGGGCGCGGTCTCGAGCTCCGAGGCCTCCACCGCGCGCCTTCGCCGCCACGGCATCGAGGTGCTGGACCTCAACGACGTCGGCGACCTGCCGGTCTACGTGGACGGCGCCGACGAGGCCACCCGCCACCTGCACCTGACCAAGGGCGGGGGCGGCGCGCTCACGCGCGAGAAGATCGTCGCCGCCGCGAGCCGCACCTTCGTCTGCATCGTGGACGAGAGCAAGCTGGCGGACCGCCTCGGCCGCTTCCCGCTGCCGGTGGAGGTGATCCCCATGGCGCGCAGCCTCGTCGCGCGCAGGCTCGCCGCCCGCGGCGGCCGCCCGGTCTGGCGCCAGGGCTTCGTCACCGACAACGGCAACGTCATCCTCGACGTCCACGACCTCGAGATCCTGGAGCCGGCGCGGCTCGAGTCCGAGCTCAACGACATCCCCGGGGTGGTGACCAACGGCCTGTTCGCCCTGCGCCCGGCGGACGTGCTCCTGGTGGCGCGCGCCGACGGCGTGCAGACCCTCCGCCTGTGA
- the rplM gene encoding 50S ribosomal protein L13, with the protein MKTFVAKPAEVRRDWYVVDAAGKTLGRLAAEIARRLRGKHKPEYTPHVDTGDYIVVVNAGKVRVTGRKLEQKVYHRHTGYVGNLKSETLGKLLARRPERVIELAVKGMLPKGPLGRAMFRKLKVYAGPEHRHQAQQPKPLDI; encoded by the coding sequence ATGAAGACATTCGTCGCCAAGCCCGCCGAGGTGCGCCGCGACTGGTACGTGGTGGACGCCGCGGGCAAGACCCTGGGGCGGCTCGCCGCCGAGATCGCGCGCCGCCTGCGGGGCAAGCACAAGCCCGAGTACACGCCGCACGTGGACACCGGCGACTACATCGTCGTGGTCAACGCCGGCAAGGTCCGCGTCACCGGGCGCAAGCTGGAGCAGAAGGTCTACCACCGGCACACCGGCTACGTGGGCAACCTCAAGTCGGAGACCCTGGGCAAGCTGCTCGCACGGCGGCCCGAGCGCGTGATCGAGCTCGCAGTCAAGGGGATGCTGCCGAAGGGGCCGCTGGGGCGGGCCATGTTCCGCAAGCTCAAGGTCTACGCCGGACCTGAGCACCGGCACCAGGCCCAGCAGCCGAAGCCGCTGGACATCTGA
- a CDS encoding outer membrane lipoprotein-sorting protein produces MTGFTRRPRGLLPVLAAVLLAAAAAGADEAGEALARRVYERPDGRDATALARMILQDPGGGVRERRFVSYRRDQGGGTVWSLIRFLAPPDIADTGLLTRDRPGPDSEQWLYLPALGRVRRIAGSRKGGRFVGSDIYYEDLQDREPELDVHRILGAGTVSGQPCTRLESVPREAGSSVYERRIACIHEPTLVALEVAFHQRGRVVKRLTVHRIEKVQGYWTVMDSTMEELASGHRTRIVIERIRYDRGLPESLFERGVLEDPARERRWRP; encoded by the coding sequence GTGACCGGATTCACACGCAGGCCCCGGGGCCTCCTGCCGGTGCTCGCGGCGGTGCTCCTCGCCGCGGCGGCGGCGGGCGCCGACGAGGCGGGCGAGGCGCTTGCCCGCAGGGTCTACGAGCGGCCCGACGGGCGCGACGCCACCGCCCTTGCGCGCATGATCCTGCAGGACCCCGGCGGCGGCGTGCGCGAGCGGCGCTTCGTCAGCTACCGCCGGGACCAGGGCGGCGGCACGGTGTGGTCGCTGATCCGCTTCCTCGCCCCGCCCGACATCGCCGATACCGGGCTGCTGACCCGCGACCGCCCGGGGCCGGACAGCGAGCAGTGGCTCTACCTGCCGGCGCTCGGGCGCGTGCGCCGCATCGCCGGCAGCCGCAAGGGCGGGCGCTTCGTCGGCTCCGACATCTATTATGAGGACCTGCAGGACCGCGAGCCGGAGCTGGACGTCCACCGCATCCTCGGCGCCGGCACGGTCTCGGGCCAGCCCTGCACGCGCCTCGAGAGCGTGCCGCGCGAGGCGGGCTCCTCGGTCTACGAGCGGCGCATCGCCTGCATCCACGAGCCCACCCTGGTCGCCCTGGAGGTGGCGTTCCACCAGCGCGGCCGCGTGGTCAAGCGCCTGACCGTGCACCGCATCGAGAAGGTGCAGGGCTACTGGACGGTGATGGACAGCACCATGGAGGAGCTCGCCTCCGGCCATCGCACCCGGATCGTCATCGAGCGCATCCGCTACGACCGCGGGCTGCCCGAGTCGCTGTTCGAGCGCGGGGTCCTGGAGGATCCCGCGCGCGAGCGCCGCTGGCGCCCCTGA
- a CDS encoding DUF2905 domain-containing protein, translating into MQRVLITVGLVLVAAGLLWPLIQRLGLGRLPGDIHLERDGFHFYFPLTTSILLSLLLTLILWLFRR; encoded by the coding sequence GTGCAAAGGGTGCTGATCACCGTCGGGCTCGTGCTGGTGGCCGCGGGGCTGCTCTGGCCGCTCATCCAGCGCCTCGGGCTCGGGCGGCTGCCCGGGGACATCCACCTCGAACGCGACGGCTTCCACTTCTACTTCCCGCTCACCACCTCCATCCTCCTGAGCCTGCTGCTGACCCTGATCCTGTGGCTGTTCCGGCGCTGA
- the rpsI gene encoding 30S ribosomal protein S9, translating to METAHYGTGRRKTATARVFVRPGSGRIVVNRRPLEAYFGRETARMIVRQPLEVTGLADKVDVTVTVEGGGTSGQAGAIRHGIARALLRYDEALRRPLRSAGFLTRDAREVERKKVGLHKARKATQYSKR from the coding sequence GTGGAGACGGCTCACTACGGCACCGGGCGGCGCAAGACGGCCACCGCCCGCGTCTTCGTCCGGCCCGGCAGCGGGCGCATCGTGGTCAACCGCCGTCCGCTGGAGGCCTACTTCGGGCGCGAGACGGCGCGCATGATCGTGCGCCAGCCGCTGGAGGTGACGGGCCTCGCCGACAAGGTGGACGTCACCGTCACCGTGGAGGGCGGCGGCACCAGCGGCCAGGCGGGCGCCATCCGCCACGGCATCGCGCGCGCCCTGCTGCGCTACGACGAGGCCCTGCGCAGGCCGCTTCGCAGCGCCGGCTTCCTCACCCGCGACGCCCGCGAGGTGGAGCGCAAGAAGGTCGGCCTGCACAAGGCGCGCAAGGCCACCCAGTACTCCAAGCGCTGA
- a CDS encoding DUF3683 domain-containing protein, with the protein MPERIREIPYNYTSFSDREIALRFLGPRGWALIEALRGARRTGRSARMLFEVLGDLWVVERNPYLQDDLLADRARRASLTHALRHRLDQVEARAEGNAHALELAGLAREAVARFEAGLEALGRRREEVMRRLARATRRDNVRFDGFARVAHVTDATDWRVELPFVVIFPDTEAEVREVVAACIELGLTIVPRGGGTGYTGGAVPLHPDTAVINTEKLDGLGEVVRRRLPGSGREAATVRAEAGVVTRRVAELAERHGLVFAVDPTSQDACTIGGNVAMNAGGKKAVRWGTTLDNLLSWRMVTPDGDWLEVERLDHNLGKIHEQARVRFRITRYGADGRTPRGEPRLLELPGGAFRKPGLGKDVTDKVLGGLPGVQKEGCDGIITSAVFVLHPQPRHVRTVCLEFFGPDLRTAVPAIVETKRHVEAAEGVDLLGLEHLDERYVRAVRYSTKAPRRERPKMVLLADLAGDDEAAVARCASEVVRLAAARGAEGFVAASPEARRRFWADRARTAAIARHTNAFKINEDVVIPLERLADYTEGIERINIEYSIRNKLEMLDAVEAYLAGALPELREAPDYEASAEAEAILEGKKAAARAHLDAVRARWAGLLAHLDEPAQAHRGLLGEVEPAPGDTVLALLLRRALRVSYRREVERPLKQIFAGRELEPVRRRLDAIHAAIRPRRLFVATHMHAGDGNVHTNIPVHSNDYAMLHEAERIVERVMALAVALGGVVSGEHGIGITKLHYLEPEKVRAFAEYKRRVDPEGRFNRGKLMEDPALLERAYTPSLRLVQQEALILEASELGALNDAIRNCLRCGKCKAVCNTHVPRANLLYAPRDKILATGLVIEAFLYEEQTRRGVSARHFEAMNDLADHCTVCHKCVTPCPVDIDFGDVSVRMREILAAQGRCWSNLGTRLSLALLNATDARAVRGLRAAIVGAGYPAQRLGHRLARRLGLGRRNPPRPTTGRMTLPVQVEQMLARPLPGDAPRETLRALLGIEDPTLVPIVRDPARADHGGEAVFYFPGCGSERLFGQVGLATLAMLWELGVQTVLPPGYLCCGYPQAAAGQAARARRISTDNRVLFHRVANTLNYLDIGTVLVSCGTCLDQLLLYELEAIFPGARLLDIHEYLAERGVGLETAGGRRYLYHDPCHSPMKVHDPLQVASRLLGGAEVRLSDRCCGEAGTFAVSRPDIATQVRFRKEEELRRGLAELTGRTRADGTVGLLTACPACRQGLARYEEATGLRAEYIVVELARARLGEDWEARFVERVRAGGIERVLL; encoded by the coding sequence ATGCCCGAGCGCATCCGCGAGATCCCCTACAACTACACCTCCTTCTCGGACCGCGAGATCGCCCTGCGCTTTCTCGGCCCGCGCGGCTGGGCCCTGATCGAGGCCCTGCGCGGGGCGCGGCGCACCGGGCGCTCGGCGCGCATGCTCTTCGAGGTCCTGGGCGATCTCTGGGTGGTGGAGCGCAACCCCTACCTGCAGGACGATCTGCTCGCCGACCGGGCGCGCCGCGCCTCCCTCACCCACGCCCTGCGCCACCGCCTCGACCAGGTGGAGGCCCGCGCCGAGGGCAACGCCCACGCCCTGGAGCTCGCCGGGCTCGCGCGCGAGGCGGTGGCGCGCTTCGAGGCCGGGCTCGAGGCCCTCGGGCGGCGGCGTGAGGAGGTGATGCGGCGCCTCGCCCGGGCGACCCGCCGCGACAACGTCCGCTTCGACGGCTTCGCCCGCGTCGCCCACGTCACCGACGCCACCGACTGGCGCGTCGAGCTCCCCTTCGTGGTGATCTTCCCCGACACCGAGGCCGAGGTGCGCGAGGTGGTGGCGGCCTGCATCGAGCTGGGGCTGACCATCGTCCCCCGCGGCGGCGGCACCGGCTACACGGGCGGGGCGGTGCCGCTGCACCCCGACACGGCGGTGATCAACACCGAGAAGCTGGACGGCCTCGGCGAGGTGGTGCGGCGCCGCCTGCCGGGCAGCGGGCGGGAGGCGGCGACGGTGCGCGCCGAGGCCGGGGTGGTGACGCGGCGGGTGGCGGAGCTTGCGGAGCGGCACGGCCTCGTCTTCGCCGTCGACCCCACCTCCCAGGACGCCTGCACCATCGGCGGCAACGTCGCCATGAACGCCGGGGGCAAGAAGGCGGTGCGCTGGGGGACGACCCTGGACAACCTCCTCTCCTGGCGCATGGTGACCCCGGACGGCGACTGGCTGGAGGTGGAGCGGCTCGACCACAACCTGGGCAAGATCCACGAGCAGGCGCGGGTGCGCTTCCGCATCACCCGCTACGGCGCCGACGGGCGCACGCCGCGGGGGGAGCCGCGGCTGCTGGAGCTGCCCGGCGGCGCCTTCCGCAAGCCCGGCCTCGGCAAGGACGTCACCGACAAGGTCCTCGGGGGGCTTCCCGGGGTGCAGAAGGAGGGCTGCGACGGCATCATCACCTCGGCCGTCTTCGTCCTCCACCCCCAGCCCCGCCACGTGCGCACGGTGTGCCTGGAGTTCTTCGGCCCGGACCTGCGCACGGCGGTGCCGGCCATCGTCGAGACCAAGCGCCACGTGGAGGCGGCCGAGGGGGTGGATCTCCTCGGCCTCGAGCACCTGGACGAGCGCTACGTGCGCGCGGTGCGCTACAGCACCAAGGCGCCGCGGCGCGAGCGGCCCAAGATGGTGCTGCTCGCGGATCTCGCCGGCGACGACGAGGCCGCGGTGGCGCGCTGCGCCTCGGAGGTGGTGCGCCTCGCCGCGGCCCGCGGCGCCGAGGGCTTCGTCGCCGCCAGCCCCGAGGCCCGGCGCCGCTTCTGGGCCGACCGCGCCCGCACCGCCGCCATCGCCCGCCACACCAACGCCTTCAAGATCAACGAGGACGTGGTGATCCCGCTGGAGCGGCTGGCGGACTACACCGAGGGCATCGAACGCATCAACATCGAGTACTCCATCCGCAACAAGCTGGAGATGCTGGATGCGGTGGAGGCCTACCTCGCCGGCGCCCTGCCGGAGCTTCGCGAGGCGCCGGACTACGAAGCGAGCGCCGAGGCCGAGGCCATCCTCGAGGGCAAGAAGGCCGCGGCGCGCGCCCACCTCGACGCCGTGCGCGCCCGCTGGGCCGGGCTCCTGGCCCATCTCGACGAGCCGGCGCAGGCCCACCGCGGGCTCCTGGGGGAGGTGGAGCCGGCGCCGGGGGACACGGTGCTCGCGCTGCTGCTGCGGCGCGCGCTGCGCGTCTCCTACCGGCGCGAGGTGGAGCGGCCGCTCAAGCAGATCTTCGCCGGGCGGGAGTTGGAGCCGGTGCGCCGCCGCCTCGACGCCATCCACGCCGCCATCCGGCCGCGGCGCCTCTTCGTCGCCACCCACATGCACGCCGGCGACGGCAACGTCCACACCAACATCCCCGTCCACTCCAACGACTACGCCATGCTCCACGAGGCCGAGCGCATCGTGGAGCGGGTCATGGCCCTCGCCGTCGCCCTCGGCGGCGTGGTCTCCGGCGAGCACGGCATCGGCATCACCAAGCTCCACTACCTCGAGCCCGAGAAGGTGCGCGCCTTCGCCGAGTACAAGCGCCGGGTCGACCCCGAGGGCCGCTTCAACCGCGGCAAGCTCATGGAGGACCCGGCCCTGCTGGAGCGCGCCTACACCCCGTCGCTGCGCCTGGTGCAGCAGGAGGCGCTGATCCTGGAGGCGAGCGAGCTCGGGGCCCTCAACGACGCCATCCGCAACTGCCTGCGCTGCGGCAAGTGCAAGGCGGTCTGCAACACCCACGTGCCGCGCGCCAACCTCCTCTACGCCCCGCGCGACAAGATCCTCGCCACGGGGCTCGTGATCGAGGCCTTCCTCTACGAGGAACAGACCCGCCGTGGCGTCTCGGCGCGCCACTTCGAGGCCATGAACGACCTCGCCGACCACTGCACCGTGTGCCACAAGTGCGTCACGCCCTGCCCGGTGGACATCGACTTCGGCGACGTCTCGGTGCGCATGCGCGAGATCCTCGCCGCCCAGGGGCGGTGCTGGAGCAACCTCGGCACGCGGCTGTCGCTGGCCCTGCTCAACGCCACCGACGCCCGCGCCGTGCGGGGGCTTCGCGCCGCCATCGTCGGGGCGGGCTATCCGGCGCAGCGCCTCGGCCACCGCCTCGCGCGCCGCCTCGGCCTCGGGCGGCGCAACCCGCCGCGGCCGACCACCGGGCGCATGACGCTGCCGGTGCAGGTGGAGCAGATGCTGGCGCGGCCGCTGCCGGGCGACGCGCCCCGCGAGACCCTGCGCGCGCTGCTGGGGATCGAGGACCCGACCCTGGTGCCCATCGTGCGCGATCCGGCGCGCGCCGACCACGGCGGCGAGGCGGTGTTCTACTTCCCGGGCTGCGGCTCGGAGCGGCTCTTCGGCCAGGTGGGGCTCGCCACCCTCGCCATGCTGTGGGAGCTCGGCGTGCAGACGGTGCTGCCGCCGGGCTACCTCTGCTGCGGCTATCCGCAGGCAGCGGCGGGGCAGGCGGCGCGCGCACGCAGGATCAGCACCGACAACCGGGTCCTCTTCCACCGCGTCGCCAACACCCTCAACTACCTGGACATCGGCACCGTGCTCGTCTCCTGCGGCACCTGCCTCGACCAGCTCCTGCTCTACGAGCTGGAGGCGATCTTCCCGGGGGCGCGGCTGCTGGACATCCACGAGTACCTGGCCGAGCGTGGGGTGGGCCTGGAGACGGCGGGCGGGCGCCGCTACCTCTACCACGACCCCTGCCACAGCCCCATGAAGGTGCACGACCCGCTGCAGGTGGCCTCGCGGCTGCTGGGCGGGGCCGAGGTGCGGCTCTCGGACCGCTGCTGCGGCGAGGCGGGCACCTTCGCCGTCTCCCGCCCCGACATCGCCACCCAGGTGCGCTTCCGCAAGGAGGAGGAGCTGCGCCGGGGTCTCGCCGAGCTCACGGGGCGGACGCGGGCGGACGGCACGGTGGGGCTGCTCACCGCCTGCCCCGCCTGCCGCCAGGGGCTCGCCCGCTACGAGGAGGCGACGGGGCTGCGGGCCGAGTACATCGTCGTCGAGCTCGCCCGCGCCCGCCTCGGCGAGGACTGGGAGGCGCGCTTCGTCGAGCGCGTGCGCGCCGGGGGCATCGAGCGCGTGCTGCTCTAG